One Streptomyces sp. L2 genomic window carries:
- a CDS encoding helix-turn-helix domain-containing protein has product MAGVPEPHTGWTFITNHARVLAAIADNPNVRIRDIAARCRLTERAVQRIISDLERDGYLSHRRDGRTNTYSIEPDKVLRHPAEAGLAVASLLSLLVQDETERVRQPAARQHR; this is encoded by the coding sequence ATGGCTGGAGTGCCCGAACCCCACACCGGATGGACGTTCATCACCAATCACGCGCGTGTGCTTGCGGCCATCGCCGACAACCCGAACGTCCGCATCCGTGACATCGCCGCCCGTTGCCGGCTCACCGAGCGCGCCGTCCAGCGGATCATCTCGGATCTGGAGCGGGACGGTTACCTCTCCCACCGCAGGGACGGGCGTACGAACACGTACTCCATCGAGCCCGACAAGGTGCTGCGCCATCCGGCGGAGGCCGGCCTCGCCGTGGCCTCCCTGCTGTCCCTGCTCGTGCAGGACGAGACCGAGCGCGTCAGGCAGCCGGCCGCCCGGCAGCACCGCTGA
- a CDS encoding STAS domain-containing protein, translating into MPTTPGQAGEPLMPEQATEHVTERATEQATEQAAMSQYAVHGAWVVVARGDYDMHSIAPLAKALEDAAGKRPKVILDASGVTFADSTFLNLLIRVHHSGTLRLAAPSPQVRRLCEITGADAVLEIRGTVDEAASS; encoded by the coding sequence ATGCCGACGACCCCGGGCCAGGCGGGCGAGCCCCTGATGCCCGAACAGGCGACCGAACACGTCACCGAGCGGGCGACGGAGCAGGCGACCGAGCAGGCAGCGATGTCCCAGTACGCCGTGCACGGTGCCTGGGTCGTCGTCGCGCGGGGCGACTACGACATGCACTCGATCGCGCCCCTGGCGAAGGCCCTGGAGGACGCGGCCGGCAAGCGCCCGAAGGTGATTCTGGACGCCTCGGGGGTCACCTTCGCGGACTCGACGTTCCTGAACCTGCTGATCCGCGTCCACCACTCGGGCACCCTGCGTCTCGCCGCGCCGTCACCGCAGGTCCGGCGGCTCTGCGAGATCACCGGCGCCGACGCCGTCCTGGAGATCCG